TCGGGATGTGGTCGTTGATCCACACGCAGCCCGCCTTGATCTCGCGGGTGGCGCGGCCCGCCCGGTACACGTTCGTGCTCCATGCAGAGGCGGCGAGGCCGTACGGGGTGTCGTTGGCCAGGCGGATGCCCTCATCATCACCGTCGAACGGCAGTACGACCAGTACCGGGCCGAAGATCTCGGACTGGACGATTTCGCTGTCCTGGGCCGCGCCGGCGATCAGGGTAGGCCGGTAGTAGGCGCCCCGCTCCAGCTCGCCCTTCGGCGCCTCGCCGCCGGTCACCACGCGCGCGTAGGCACGCGCACGGTCCACGAAGCCGGCGACGCGGTCGCGCTGGACGTGCGAGATGAGCGGGCCGAGATCGGTGCCGGGGGCGAAGGGATCGCCCAGCCGGACGGTCTCCATCAGCGCGGCGGTCCGCTCCACGAAGGCGTCGTACAGGGGTCGCTGCACGTACGCGCGCGTGGCGGCCGTGCAGTCCTGGCCGGTGTTGATGAGCGCGCCGGCGACGGCCCCGTGGACGGCGGCCTCCAGATCGGCGTCGTCGAAGACGACGAAGGGCGCCTTGCCGCCGAGCTCCAGATGCAGCCGCTTGACCGTGGCGGTGGCGACCTCGGCGACGCGCTTGCCGACGGCAGTGGACCCGGTGAAGGAGGTCATGGCGACATCCGGGTGGCCGACGAGGTGCTCCCCCGCCTCCTTCCCGGTCCCGGTGACGATGTTGATCACACCGTCGGGGAGGCCGGCGTCCGTGGCGGCCTGGGCGAAGAGCAGCGAGGTGAGCGGGGTCAGCTCGGCGGGCTTCAG
Above is a genomic segment from Streptomyces fodineus containing:
- a CDS encoding gamma-aminobutyraldehyde dehydrogenase; amino-acid sequence: MHNPGTATPERFPAEERFADGAQFIAGRLTKGTSGHAHAVVDPATGAEVYTYELAGAADVDAAVAAAREAFPGWTSATPGERSDALHRFAAVLADRAEDFARAESLQCGKPLKLTREFDVPGTIDNTAFFAGAARHLAGQSAGEYSGDHTSYIRREPIGVVGSIAPWNYPLQMAAWKILPAIAAGNTIVLKPAELTPLTSLLFAQAATDAGLPDGVINIVTGTGKEAGEHLVGHPDVAMTSFTGSTAVGKRVAEVATATVKRLHLELGGKAPFVVFDDADLEAAVHGAVAGALINTGQDCTAATRAYVQRPLYDAFVERTAALMETVRLGDPFAPGTDLGPLISHVQRDRVAGFVDRARAYARVVTGGEAPKGELERGAYYRPTLIAGAAQDSEIVQSEIFGPVLVVLPFDGDDEGIRLANDTPYGLAASAWSTNVYRAGRATREIKAGCVWINDHIPIISEMPHGGYKASGFGKDMSTYSFEEYTQVKHVMFDNTAVARKDWHRTIFGDR